One genomic segment of Apostichopus japonicus isolate 1M-3 chromosome 23, ASM3797524v1, whole genome shotgun sequence includes these proteins:
- the LOC139964980 gene encoding layilin-like, producing MDPISGFSALLFVSSIYIVHSVCPIDFPHQSNCSCYQVISNQSDRLDISDARLKCESSSSHLVFIESPEEVEYLARIYVAYTFYWIGLNGLEFDIMTWDDGSTVQYFNFVDWTEPFGDDSGCYKIAPPGYGVPSNTWHDHDCRDNLGYICETEDPACSYVPTTVKAEPTTQATTTVRETTQYTTDGESTLPATTTVRETTQYTTDGESTLPVTTEFRTGSTLVTTARKSTTYPSN from the exons TTTGCCCCATCGACTTTCCTCATCAGTCGAATTGCTCCTGCTATCAAGTAATCTCCAACCAGAGTGATCGACTCGATATATCAGACGCTAGACTAAAGTGTGAGTCTTCATCTTCGCATCTCGTCTTTATCGAATCACCGGAGGAGGTAGAATATCTCGCTCGGATTTATGTTGCATATACTTTCTATTGGATCGGATTAAACGGATTAGAGTTTGACATAATGACGTGGGATGATGGATCAACGGTGCAGTATTTTAACTTTGTTGATTGGACCGAACCCTTTGGTGATGATTCAGGATGTTATAAAATTGCACCGCCTGGATATGGTGTTCCCTCAAACACCTGGCATGACCATGACTGTAGAGACAACTTGGGGTACATTTGCGAGACCGAAG ACCCTGCTTGTAGTTACGTCCCTACCACAGTTAAGGCCGAGCCTACAACTCAGG CCACTACAACAGTTCGCGAAACTACCCAGTACACTACAGATGGTGAGAGTACGTTGCCAG CCACTACAACAGTTCGCGAAACTACCCAGTACACTACAGATGGTGAGAGTACGTTGCCAG TCACTACAGAATTTCGCACCGGATCAACTCTAGTCACTACGGCTAGAAAGAGTACAACATATCCAAGTAATTAG